The sequence CCGCGCACCGTCGTCACCACCCGGCTCTGCTCCTTCCCCATCAGCGCCGACAGCCCGAAGTCGGCGAGCATCCCCCGGCGGCGCTCGTCGAGGAGGATGTTCTCCGGCTTCACGTCCAGGTGCACCACCTTGGCGCGGCAGTCGTGGTGCAGGTACGCCAGCGCCTTCGCCACGTCCACGGCGACCTGGTACCGCTGCGCCCACGTCAgccaccgcccgccggcgccgccggcgggctgCGGGAAGATCCACTTGTCCAGGGACCCGTTCTCCATGAACTCGTACACGAGGAAGCGCGGGCCGCTCCGGACGAGGCAGAAGCCGAGGAGGCGGACCAGGCTCGCGTGCTGCGCGCCGCCGatggccgccacctccgcccggAACTCCTTGTCCCCGTACGCCGACCCGTCGATCCgcttcaccgccaccgccgtgccGTCGTCGAGGATGCCCTTGAACACCGTCCCCGACGAGCCCCGCCCGACCACGCACTGGAAGTCGTCGGTGGCCGAGGCAAGCGCCTCCAGCGAGAACCGGCGGGGCAGCCCGGCGACCTTGCGGAAGAAGCTGTACTCCACGCGCGCCGagacctcctcgccgccgtccatgtCCATCACCGGGCGCCGCGCCATGCGCTCGGCCCGCCCCCGGGGGCTCCTCAGCGCGTGgcacagcagcgccgccgcagtgCCCGCCAGCACGACCGACAGGATGACCGCCGTCGAGAGGTAGAACGGCCTCGACAGGCGGAAGCAGAGGAACAGGGAAAGCTCGAGGGCCACCAGcacgacggccgccgcgccggcgaggatCTTGGCCGTCTTGCCCTCCATCGATCAGGCCAACGCCATCACCGCCCGGCGTCGACGTCGCTCAGCTTCACTCACCAGTTCAGTTCACCACTCGCTCTGACTTGGCATTTCGTTGAGGCAGTTCGTCGTCGCTATCCGAGCTCGTTTTGACGCGATGCTCGgtaaatatatatacacatggAAGATGAAGGAtgatttttgaaagaaaagaTGAAGGATGATGACATGCAACTCTCTGACAATTTTAACGACAGTGATATCTCGACCAATCCTTGAGGAGTTCAGGTTTGGATCTTCTGACTTGATCAGAGAAATGATATGGAAGGTACGAGGGGGAGAAGAATGGTTCAGATGAAGAACTAGATAAAATGGCAGTGCAGATGCTACTCCGTCATAGCGATTTCGTCCTAAATTCCG comes from Panicum virgatum strain AP13 chromosome 4K, P.virgatum_v5, whole genome shotgun sequence and encodes:
- the LOC120702564 gene encoding probable receptor-like protein kinase At5g20050, coding for MEGKTAKILAGAAAVVLVALELSLFLCFRLSRPFYLSTAVILSVVLAGTAAALLCHALRSPRGRAERMARRPVMDMDGGEEVSARVEYSFFRKVAGLPRRFSLEALASATDDFQCVVGRGSSGTVFKGILDDGTAVAVKRIDGSAYGDKEFRAEVAAIGGAQHASLVRLLGFCLVRSGPRFLVYEFMENGSLDKWIFPQPAGGAGGRWLTWAQRYQVAVDVAKALAYLHHDCRAKVVHLDVKPENILLDERRRGMLADFGLSALMGKEQSRVVTTVRGTTGYLAPEWLLGAGVTERSDVYSYGMVLMEMLAGRRTLQAEPGPSGSRRWTYLPKLVADKAREGRVVEVLDRRLAPSAVDEAGVRRLAHVALWCAQEKAGARPTMARVVEMLEARGGAAVEVEPPPPSDMIVVDLLALDPAAHAHRGGLPTTLPPGSAGTASSVASMSDSFALSYLSGR